The Laspinema palackyanum D2c sequence CATAAGGCATAATCTATAAAGGGGAGAAGGGTTTCAAATCCGGGTTTCCAGCTTCCTCCATCTAAGACGACGGGAATGGTTTGGGCGTGACTGATTGGGGCGATCCGTTGACTGATGGACATTTGATGTCCATCGATCAGGACTATGTTAAACTTGGACCAGGAATCGAGGGGTAGACGATCGCCCAGGATTTGAGATTGGGTGGCATTGATGGAAATAACAGCCCGATCGCCGGTTGCTTGGGTGACTATAATCGAAGACAGGGGTGGGGGTTCGGTGCGGTGAGGGTCTAAATCAGCGATCGCCACCCCATACTGCTCTAATTCCTCATAAACAATGGCGGTGAGGGGATGTTGTCCCACTGCCCCGAGGAGGGTCGAGTGATTGCTGAGATAACTAAAGGCGATCGCCGCATTGGTTGCCGGTCCTCCCGCATTGATCATCGAGTCACTCGCCACAATTTTCTGATTGTTCTGCGGCACTCCTGCGGTTAAATAGATCATATCCAGGGTGACTAACCCCACAAACAATCCTTGTTTTTTCAGGGTTTCATCATCTCGTTTCAGGGCAGCCGATTCTTCCATTCCAAACCTCTTGGGGTTCATACTTTATCATGAATTGGGATGCGGATGAGCCAGGAATCCGCTTCAGGAGTCTACTCTCATCCCTTGCGTACATCGTCCAGATTAAGATTGGGAAAATTTTAGCCCGTTATTCATGGAAATTGATTCAAAATTAGGCACACTTTATATTGTGGGAACGCCCATCGGGAATCTGGAAGATATGACATTCCGGGCGGTCCGAATTTTGCAGGAAGTTGATGCGATCGCCGCTGAGGATACCCGTCACACGGGGAAATTGTTGCATCATTTTCAAATTAAAACCCCACAAATTAGCTATCACGAACATAACCGGCAACAGCGAATTCCAGAATTAGTTAAGCGGTTAACAG is a genomic window containing:
- a CDS encoding sugar kinase, translated to MEESAALKRDDETLKKQGLFVGLVTLDMIYLTAGVPQNNQKIVASDSMINAGGPATNAAIAFSYLSNHSTLLGAVGQHPLTAIVYEELEQYGVAIADLDPHRTEPPPLSSIIVTQATGDRAVISINATQSQILGDRLPLDSWSKFNIVLIDGHQMSISQRIAPISHAQTIPVVLDGGSWKPGFETLLPFIDYALCSSNFYPPNCHNASEVFTYLAQLGIPHIAITNGENPIQYLSQGIPGWVEVPKVKAVDTLGAGDIFHGAFCHYILQETFPRALASAAKIASSACEVFGTRQWMNLTSSRS